A window from Triticum aestivum cultivar Chinese Spring chromosome 6D, IWGSC CS RefSeq v2.1, whole genome shotgun sequence encodes these proteins:
- the LOC123144050 gene encoding putative methyltransferase At1g22800, mitochondrial encodes MASGSSAAARRLLLLRHRRRHLVPNHHFSSSSADEVLDGGRVKIFDRDLKRRHRDRAAWAMRETDPLVDAVADNLLDRLEDCRKAFPSALCLGGSAGAVRRSLRGRGGIEKLTMMDMSVDMVNKWRELESATDDGPEMNFIVGDEEYLPMKENSQDLIMSCLGLHWTNDLPGAMIQCRLALKPDGLFLAAILGGETLKELRIACTIAQMEREGGISPRMSPLAQVRDAGNLLSRAGFALPGVDVDRYTVKYNSALELVEHLRAMAETNALFQRSHILKRDTALATAAIYQSMFGLEDGTIPATFQVIYMTGWKEHSSQQKPKRRGSATVSFGDIRKQFGSNQD; translated from the exons ATGGCTTCCGGGTCCTCGGCCGCCGCACGTCGCCTTCTGCTattgcgccaccgccgccgccacctcgttcCCAATCACCACTTCTCTTCCTCCTCGGCGGACGAAGTGCTGGACGGGGGCCGCGTCAAGATCTTCGATCGCGATCTGAAGCGCCGACACCGGGACCGGGCGGCGTGGGCGATGCGGGAAACTGACCCACTGGTAGACGCGGTCGCCGATAACCTCCTCGACCGCCTCGAGGACTGCAGGAAGGCGTTCCCCTCGGCGCTCTGCCTCGGCGGTTCGGCCGGCGCCGTCCGCCGGTCGCTTCGCGGCCGCG GTGGAATCGAGAAATTGACCATGATGGACATGTCGGTAGACATGGTGAACAAGTGGCGGGAGTTGGAGAGTGCTACTGACGACGGCCCCGAGATGAACTTTATCGTTGGAGATGAAGAGTATCTTCCTATGAAAGAGAA CTCCCAGGATTTGATAATGAGCTGTCTTGGGCTACATTGGACAAATGATCTACCTGGAGCAATGATACAG TGTAGGTTGGCGTTGAAGCCTGATGGCCTTTTTCTTGCAGCAATTCTTGGCGGGGAGACTCTGAA GGAACTAAGAATTGCATGCACTATTGCTCAAATGGAACGTGAGGGAGGCATCAGTCCTCGAATGTCGCCATTAGCACAA GTCCGTGATGCAGGAAACCTTTTGTCAAGGGCAGGCTTCGCCCTTCCAGGAGTTGATGTAGATCGATATACAGTCAAGTACAATAGTG CTCTTGAACTTGTGGAACATCTTAGAGCAATGGCAGAAACGAATGCTCTCTTTCAAAGAAGCCAT ATATTAAAGAGAGATACAGCACTAGCTACTGCAGCCATTTACCAGTCAATGTTTGGGTTAGAAGATGGAACCATTCCAGCAACCTTTCAG GTAATTTACATGACTGGGTGGAAGGAGCATTCATCACAGCAAAAGCCTAAGAGAAGGGGTTCTGCCACTGTATCATTTGGTGACATAAGGAAACAATTTGGTTCCAACCAAGACTGA